The window AACAGAGCTCTCCTCCTTTTGGGGTTTTCGTCGATTTTGGCCTTCGTTCAGGTCATAGATGGCTTCTCTCATCACCACCACAACCATCAATCCGCAGTGCATGATACCGACGGCAATGAGCTCCAAGCAGGGATGCCGTACTACATTGTCTCCGCTACCAGGGGAGGCGGCGGAGGGGGTGTCTCGGTGGGCAGGAGAGAGAGCTCCACCAGTCAAAGCCACACGGCCCACACCCCAACGGTGAAGCAAAGCACGTACGACAGAAACATGGGTACCCCAGTGATGTTCTCTCCAGCATCCTCAAAACACCCAGAATTGGAATTGCCGTCTGCAGAAGAAGAGGGAACGATGATAATTCAGGAATCGATGGACTTGAACATTTGCTTCTCTGGAATGGACAATAGGGTGTGgcaggtggaagagaggagggaGCAATCCTCAGGGTGGTGGTCTCGGTCGTCGTCGAAGAATTCGAGTTTGAGGTATGTGACGGTGAAGGGGAAGCCAGGGCACCCAGGGGAGTCGACAGTGAGGAATTGGTTCAGAATCGAGAGGATAAGCGAGGGTAGCCCTGTATATAGGATCGCTTACTGCCCCAACGTGTGCGAGTCGTGTCATGTGGTGTGCGGGAGGGTTGGGATCACCAAGCAAAACGGCGAGCGATGGTTATCGATTTCAGAACATAGAGAGTTCCCCTTCGTCTTCATCAGACCCAGGCACTCCCACGACAAGGATGaataaagaaagacaaaaaaaacagagaatagaagacaaaagaagaaaagaaagagtaagcGAAAATAATAACAGGAGGAACGAGTAAAGCCAGCCAAACAAACATCCTGATAAGCTCTGCTTCCCTCTGCtaataaatttttcttttttcttttttttttctgtttttatgaGAAATCAATTGTTTTGGTGGTGCATCATTAGTTAGACGCCTTTGGATCATTcaattatctctctctctctgtctctcgctcTCGCTCTCGCTCTCGTGTGCATCTCTTGTGGAGGAAAATGGTTGGATCACCTACACTCACAGATGGTCACAGTCGAGCTCATGGAACTCattaaatcaaatcatttaACCTATTTCATACTAAGCTAATCCAATCTAACAATCACACATTAGATCAAGCCCTATCAGGAACTTAACTagaacgaaattttgctgctacacttgtagcacGAAGGCtgacagccaaggaaatgagatcttaaagggtatttaaataaatataaaaacctaaaaggTAGTTATGAATCCAAAAGAGAaatgaattatttcatttccttgactgctagccttgtagcagaAACACAAGTGTACCAGCAAAATTTTTTTACATAATAGGTGCATGGTGCACACTTATTACATGCACAAGCACATTCAAGATATGATCCGGCCTCAAATTGAGTTCGAAgcattctattttctttttaggtAAAACCCGGCATTCCGTACTTACAAACCACATCATccttcataaataaaaaataaaaattcctagCACAACTCAGCCTGATTCCAGGCTTTCAACCATGTCGAGGTGAAAAATGTTGTGGCTGGTACACCACTTAGATAATTAACATATCTCGAACATCAATCGCGTCAAATTTGGTGATTCAATTCAATCATAGAGCTATCATATATATAccgaatgttctctgtgccgcagtacAGCCTgcacctaggcacatgggcagcctgtgcaggggggcagggtggtcatggcgcccacccccatgtgccttgGCGTAGGCTATGTTGTGGCACAGTGAACAGCACCCCTTCAACAATTTACCATCTttcaatttctatttctatattttttttagtggATCAAGTTTCCCTCAACCAACTGTCAggaaggtattttggaacatactaaaaccctaaaaggggtttgtgaaccctaggatggtgggtgaaccgtcctctatgggtggagggttATGTGTATCTAGAATTCTTATACCTGTTTCGAACATTGGACCGCTCTGACATTTTTTATTGTGATTCAAATGAGAATTTTTCTAAAGTCTGTTATGGTAGCAGAGGGCATGGCTGATAGGATCGACCCGACTTAGAGtagatttatttgttttatcATTTTGTTGTGTAAAACAAGTGCGATTTGGGGTTTTCCGGGCTAGGATTTTTTTAAGGAGAGTTTTGCTATTCCGTTTGGGTATTCTTGAGAGATTACCACTGTActtttacatagtgaatcatcttcagtcTCGCCAATAAATGTAGtacatcatattggtgtgtgtGACAACATGCATTTTAGTTTACATGGTGACTTGACTTgaaatttttatgaaaaataaaataagaataagCATTCTCTATGGGGGAGCATGGTCCATGCATGTAAGCAAGGGCCTAATAGAGCAATCatattggcatcatgggggtggggcgatcatttcgcccCCTCCCCCATCTATGTCTGGGTTTGGGCGGTACATTCCCCTCATAGAGACTCCATAAAATAAGATGACACTACTTGTGCATCCGAACTTCTGTTATGCTGCCacatctttaaaaaaaaatgaaagccATGATGAAAGAACAGAATCTATGTGAGCTTCTAAGTTCCAACTGGGTTGTGGGTTGGGAAAGAGGATGATtcttgatcacacaacactgaTGCAAATGAAAAACAATTCAATCAATTATTAGAGCCGGATTAAACCCTTAAAGGACATAAAAACATGTCTTATTTCTTGTCTTATTCCTTATTGATTCTTCACCAGTAAATCAATCCATAAATACATTTTAAAGCgaaaattttttaatgaaaagtaaCTGAGCCACTTGTCAAACCAAACAAGCAACAACAATTACAACCTCATCCCAATTAAATGTGATCCGCTACATGAATCATTGTTTTCCAATTAACTCCATTCGATGTTGTACTTGATATAAGGTCTaggctaagcatgtctttctacACCATTTTCTCTTAGTGTTAATTTATGCCTGCCTATGGCTCtttcaattccttcaatttgaattaaATCACTTCTCAGTACTAAGGCATCCGATGGCCTCTCTTGAACATGATTGTACCATCTCAATTGATTTTCTCGAAATTTGTCCTGAatcagagctactcctaaatcaactctaatatgatcattcctcactttatccttcaaGATTCTACCATAAATACATGTTAATATCCTCATGTCCACAACACTTGGTTTATCTACATATCGCTTGTTAACAGCCCAACTTTCTGCACCAGATGAATTACcttggaaaaaaaacaaaaaaaaataagactgGACCTTACTCTACTTCTACCAAGCCTTGGACTTTTGGCCTTAAAAATCGAACCTCAAGtgaaatgaaatatattttaggAGACAATAAACCTTAGAACTAATACGATTGTAGTGTAGGAGAGATATAGTAAGATGGCTGCCCTAATCGGCTTGCCTTCATATCCAAAAGAGGAGCGGAGGCTCGATCGGTGTCCCAAGTGCTTGAAGCAAAATCACCCTTGGAAGTCCTAAACAAAGAGGTGCCTTGGCAATGCACCAAGACAACCTCAGAAGCGAAGTCCACTTATGTAACACTTTTATGTCCTACAAACAacaaaaagggggaagggggtgtACATTAACAAGTCAACTGCATATATAGCTGATCCAAATGGTCAACCACATCACGGTGGCAATCTGACATAACACACCTTATCAATGCAGATTTTAGAGCCCCAATAATAAGATAGAAATGGGAACAACTTTTACTCCAAGggggaaatgaaaattttgcaaTACTGACACCAAAATTGCCATAAGAAAGAACCACAAAACTATCTTAGAGCCGAACATCTACAACATCACTCTCCAAAGCAGTATACGATGATTTGTATTTAAGAAGAGATAACAGTCCCCTATACAAAATGCAGAGTCTTCTTCACCCTTGTACTGCCAAAGCTTGCAAATGATCTATAAAAACCTGTAAACTTACATCATCTGTAAAGATAACCTCTGAGCCACCTGTGTGCATGGACTTCTGAGTGACAGAGGGGTTCAACTTGGCAAGCAAAAACCTCGCCTGACTACTGTGCTGGTCACACATTATAAGTTTGGGAACAGGGATGCGCTCTGCAACCAGTTGAGCTGCATCAATCTCTGGAGCTTCCAACAGTTTTCTCAGGTTCTCATGGTTTGGGTCCCTGTCAAACCCGAGCTTCCTCCACTGTGCTATCTTAGATCCATAGTGAATAACCACATAGAAATACGAATCAAACAGCAAAATTACATCCGGAGAAATGGAGATAACATCAAGGAGGACTGGAACTGGGGCTCCATCAAAGGAGTACTGGAAAAGAGTAGGCTGGATCATGATCAAAGACGCAGTCACCCCTTCCCGGTTCAGCATCAGCCGGAAGAATGCAGTTTCATCAGGACTGCTATTGAAGACATCAATGAACTGTGACCTCCTTAAATAGTACATGAACTGTGGGTACAGGGAGAAGTTGGAAGCCAGCCGGAACGAAGATGGGTCTTCCTGAATGTAGTCCCCAAACTTGGAGGCAAATTGAATGAGTGTCTTGTCCAGCCATCTTAAAACATCTCGAGCATAAAAATGCTCAGCTCGGTGGATGGCAAGTCTGGCCATGACTGAAGCAGCAGTTTCTTGATCAAACCCAGAGGCAATTTCTGGTGAGCGGTTCATGACCCATCTTCTGGCTACAGTTGTCACCCGTGAACGAAGTCCCATGTTCTCATCTCTGTACCGAGTTATGAACTGTATGAAGAATGCTGACCCTGGTTGTATCTTTTGCTCATCACCCACTTCAAAGAAAAATGCGATGCATGTCTTGTTTGTAAGTGTACCCAATTTCCACAAACTGGTACCCCCTTGGCCAATCTCATTCACACTTACTGCACTGTTTTTCCTTAGAAGAGAAACACAGGGACCAAGGGCACCACATATCATTACCTCCTTTGTGGTTACAATGGAGATTGTTGCATCAAAGCACATCATTAGGTGGCCTTCAGCATCACGACTGAAAATGTGTCGTAAGCATTTTCTGAACTGATCTGATTCAAACGACTCCCCCAGCATCATGAAGCCACCTGAGCTCTCAACTGGGACTTTTAACTCTGCTGCTCCAACTTGATCAAGAGAGCAAGCAAACAAATCAAGAATAATAGATGAATCACATAATCTCTGTGTAAGCTGCTTGTAGTAGTTGCAGGATTGCTCAAAGAAATGAGCAAGACCATTAAGAAGATCTCGGTGGGTCCGGATAGCATTGCTCAAATCATACTCCACTACTATCCCAGGGCCAACAGTT is drawn from Telopea speciosissima isolate NSW1024214 ecotype Mountain lineage chromosome 1, Tspe_v1, whole genome shotgun sequence and contains these coding sequences:
- the LOC122648490 gene encoding kunitz trypsin inhibitor 5-like is translated as MPYYIVSATRGGGGGGVSVGRRESSTSQSHTAHTPTVKQSTYDRNMGTPVMFSPASSKHPELELPSAEEEGTMIIQESMDLNICFSGMDNRVWQVEERREQSSGWWSRSSSKNSSLRYVTVKGKPGHPGESTVRNWFRIERISEGSPVYRIAYCPNVCESCHVVCGRVGITKQNGERWLSISEHREFPFVFIRPRHSHDKDE
- the LOC122640586 gene encoding protein transport protein SEC23-like: MDFAELEAIEGLRWSWSAWPASKSEASALAIPLSIMCTPLMQFNELPLLPYDPLICNRCAAVLNPYARVDYQSRLWICPFCYQKNTFPRSYVGIGENNLPAELFPTYSTVEYLHGRKNTCPTSTPSSSANWVRNGLSSSSLSSSSSLVSSFSSSSLSAIDTRVSGPVFVFVVDTCTPKEELRALKNELLLVVAQLPENALVGLVTFDSMVCVHDLGFADCLRAVVFHGERELSSDRVQELLGISCFKNERCGKMSAIQKQGFLLPLSECEFNLTTVIEEINSSVQALPGHRPLRSTGVAISVSIGLLEACLSKIGSRVMVFTSGPATVGPGIVVEYDLSNAIRTHRDLLNGLAHFFEQSCNYYKQLTQRLCDSSIILDLFACSLDQVGAAELKVPVESSGGFMMLGESFESDQFRKCLRHIFSRDAEGHLMMCFDATISIVTTKEVMICGALGPCVSLLRKNSAVSVNEIGQGGTSLWKLGTLTNKTCIAFFFEVGDEQKIQPGSAFFIQFITRYRDENMGLRSRVTTVARRWVMNRSPEIASGFDQETAASVMARLAIHRAEHFYARDVLRWLDKTLIQFASKFGDYIQEDPSSFRLASNFSLYPQFMYYLRRSQFIDVFNSSPDETAFFRLMLNREGVTASLIMIQPTLFQYSFDGAPVPVLLDVISISPDVILLFDSYFYVVIHYGSKIAQWRKLGFDRDPNHENLRKLLEAPEIDAAQLVAERIPVPKLIMCDQHSSQARFLLAKLNPSVTQKSMHTGGSEVIFTDDVSLQVFIDHLQALAVQG